The genomic window ACGCCTAGCGGTATTGGCGTAATAGGAATCATTAACGGCAACCGTCCAGGACAATCGGTTGCTCTGCGGGCCGACATTGACGCACTCCCGGTAACAGAAAAAACAGGCCTGCCGTTTTGTTCTAAAAACCAAGGAATCATGCATGCTTGCGGACATGATACGCACATCGCAATGCTGTTAGGCGCCGCTAAAATGCTTGCAGATAATCGCGATCAAGTCCAAGGACGCGTTTACCTGATTTTTCAACCGGCAGAAGAAATCGGCAAAGGCGCTACGTATATGATGTCTGTCGGAGATTGGTATGAAAAAATCAGCGCTATTTTTGGAGCACATATTTGGACAGATATTCCGGCAGGAAAATTCAGCGTTAAAGCAGGACCGGCAATGGCGGCAACCGACAGGTTTGTAATCAAAGTACATGGAAAGCAATCCCACGGCTCCCAACCTCATGCAGGAATTGATGCCGTTCTCACTGCAGCCGCTATTGCGGTAAATTTACAATCAATCATTTCCCGTCAAATAAATGCGCTGGATACAGCCGTTCTCACAATAGGAACGATACATGGCGGAGATCGCTGGAATATTGTAGGCGGAGAAGCTTCCCTGGAAGGAACCACTCGATACTTTGATCCCTCTATAGGCGCGTTACTGGAAGAAAGAATGAATAGGATCATCAATTCTACAGCCGAAGCGTATGGCGCCACTGCCGAAATTGAATATCTCCATGTCGTCCCTCCCACTGTCAATGACCCAACCTGCTCAGAAATGGTGGCTCATACGATTTCCGACTTGCTGGGAAACGAAGCGTTATTAAACTACGAAAAGGTTATGGGCAGTGAAGATTTCGCATTTTATCAAAAAGAAAAAGCCGGCGGTTTTTTCTTCATTGGTGCGCGGAACCCTGATATAGGGGCTGTTTATTCTAATCACAGCGATCACTTCACGATAGATGAATCCGTACTTCCGTACGGGGCTTTGATCTACGCTCAACTCGCCATCAATTGGTTAAACGGGTGATTTTTTCCTTATGGCCTATACTGATTCTCTACCTGTATTCAAAAGCTTTCGTACCGGAATAAGGTTAAAGAATCCACAAAGAGGTATGCAACGTAAGTTGCATACCTCTTTGTATGTATCGGTCCCGCAAGATGATCATCGGCAATTTTTCGCAAAGAAACAGGCACCCCGGCTTCCGCCTAAAGGGGTGCCTGTTTATCTTTCCAAAAACAAAAAACCTGAACCGGCACATCGATTCAGGTTTTGATTGAAACTGCAATTATGTCCGGCCTATGCCGGCATCTTTTCTCCAGGCTGATGTCTCCATTACTCTATTTTAACGCACTGTTTCTCGAAATAAACCTTATTTTCACAGTTTTTAGAAAAAATAAGGCCATATGCGTATCACACCCGGCTCCCTTTGCGAGGCGTCTCTACGTGTTGGAGACAGCCTTTTTCTTGAAGCATCTTTGTATAATACTCGATAGCGCCAAGAGGCAGTACCAGTTGCCGCGGCAGTTTCCTGCTAAGTGCTGTCAGGTCTTTTTTTGAGATATGCTGGAATTGCTTCTTCCTTATCATTTAATTTTATGATCTGCTCCATCCCGGTTTGATCAGTCCTTAGTCTTGTTTTTTCAGTCTTGTCAGTTAAACAAAAAAGCTCTGCAAATCGCATATTCATACGGTTTGCAGAGCTTGTAATTTCAAGAATGAAATTATTTCAGTTCTACAGAAGCACCGGCTTCTTCCAATTTAGCCTTAAGAGCTTCAGCGTCAGCTTTCGGCATTGCTTCTTTAACGGTCTTAGGAGCGCCGTCAACTAAATCTTTGGCATCTTTCAAGCCGAGGCCGGTCACT from Megasphaera vaginalis (ex Bordigoni et al. 2020) includes these protein-coding regions:
- a CDS encoding M20 metallopeptidase family protein, whose product is MSLKDTLGDYSAYIQNIRREFHQYPELSMQEVKTTKRIAEKLEELKIPHEITPSGIGVIGIINGNRPGQSVALRADIDALPVTEKTGLPFCSKNQGIMHACGHDTHIAMLLGAAKMLADNRDQVQGRVYLIFQPAEEIGKGATYMMSVGDWYEKISAIFGAHIWTDIPAGKFSVKAGPAMAATDRFVIKVHGKQSHGSQPHAGIDAVLTAAAIAVNLQSIISRQINALDTAVLTIGTIHGGDRWNIVGGEASLEGTTRYFDPSIGALLEERMNRIINSTAEAYGATAEIEYLHVVPPTVNDPTCSEMVAHTISDLLGNEALLNYEKVMGSEDFAFYQKEKAGGFFFIGARNPDIGAVYSNHSDHFTIDESVLPYGALIYAQLAINWLNG